Proteins from one Fragaria vesca subsp. vesca linkage group LG6, FraVesHawaii_1.0, whole genome shotgun sequence genomic window:
- the LOC101306652 gene encoding pentatricopeptide repeat-containing protein At4g26680, mitochondrial-like, which produces MNKLPLRQISILPTSIPKEPTFTKPSVYVKLETRNWNPIPIPHRTIPEPKGQDLDFVNVVNSHLIHSDWAKLNSLANGLTAFRVKHVFLKVQKDYVVSLEFFNWVGTHKPTSLTLETHSMILHILTKYRKFKSAESILRKILVPGNIDLPSKLFEAILYSYRSCDSSPRVFDSLFKTFAHMKKFRNATDTFCRMKDYGFYPTVESCNAYVSSLLDLNRADVALAFYREMRRCRISPNVYTLNMVMCAYCRVGKLENAVEVLEKMESMGFSATVVSYNTLIAGHCNKGLLSSAVKFKNLMVKNGLHPSVVTFNTLIDGFCKQGKLPEANIIFSEMKAANVAPNTVTYNTLINGYGQAGNSEMGSRLFEEMSKNRVSADILTYNGLILGLCKEGKTKKAAYLVKELDSKNFVPNASTFSALVGGECVRKNSDRAFLLYKSMVRSGYHPDEHTFKMLLSSFCNNRDFDGAVEILKEMFERNFVPDSDIVSDLCLGLRRCGKGKLVELLCREMESRRLIPQDFDMAKIICCGEENENAEVGNM; this is translated from the coding sequence ATGAATAAACTCCCATTACGTCAAATTTCAATCTTGCCCACTTCAATTCCTAAAGAACCCACCTTTACAAAACCCTCAGTTTATGTGAAACTGGAAACAAGGAATTGGAACCCAATTCCTATTCCCCACAGAACCATTCCTGAACCCAAAGGCCAAGACCTTGATTTTGTTAATGTTGTAAACAGCCATTTGATTCACTCTGACTGGGCCAAGCTCAACTCTTTAGCCAATGGTCTAACTGCTTTCAGAGTGAAACATGTTTTCCTGAAAGTTCAGAAAGACTATGTTGTTTCCCTTGAGTTTTTCAACTGGGTTGGAACTCACAAACCGACTTCACTTACCCTCGAAACACATTCCATGATTCTCCACATTCTCACCAAGTATCGAAAGTTCAAGTCTGCCGAGTCGATTTTGAGGAAGATTCTTGTGCCAGGGAACATAGACTTGCCTTCCAAGCTGTTTGAGGCGATACTGTATTCGTACCGCTCGTGTGATTCCTCTCCTCGGGTTTTTGACTCGCTTTTCAAGACATTTGCGCATATGAAGAAGTTTAGGAATGCCACAGACACGTTTTGTAGGATGAAGGATTATGGGTTTTACCCGACGGTTGAGTCTTGCAATGCATATGTGAGCTCATTGCTTGATTTGAATAGAGCTGATGTTGCTTTGGCGTTCTATAGAGAAATGAGGCGGTGTCGGATTTCACCAAATGTTTATACTCTTAATATGGTTATGTGTGCTTACTGTAGAGTGGGGAAATTAGAGAATGCTGTTGAGGTCCTTGAGAAGATGGAGAGCATGGGTTTCAGTGCCACCGTTGTGTCGTATAATACACTGATTGCAGGACATTGCAATAAGGGTCTTCTGAGTTCTGCTGTGAAGTTCAAAAACTTGATGGTGAAGAATGGATTGCACCCGAGTGTGGTAACTTTTAACACGCTTATTGATGGGTTCTGTAAGCAAGGTAAACTACCAGAAGCAAATATAATTTTTAGTGAGATGAAAGCTGCAAATGTGGCTCCTAATACAGTAACCTATAATACCCTGATAAATGGGTATGGTCAAGCAGGTAATAGTGAGATGGGTAGTAGGCTTTTTGAGGAGATGTCGAAGAATCGAGTAAGTGCTGATATTCTGACTTATAATGGACTGATTTTGGGACTATGCAAGGAGGGTAAAACGAAGAAAGCTGCATATCTGGTAAAAGAGCTTGACAGTAAGAACTTTGTCCCAAATGCCTCAACCTTTTCTGCCCTTGTTGGTGGGGAGTGTGTGAGAAAGAACTCAGATCGTGCTTTTCTGTTGTATAAAAGCATGGTCAGGAGCGGCTATCATCCTGATGAACATACTTTTAAGATGTTGTTGTCTAGTTTTTGCAATAATAGGGATTTTGATGGAGCAGTGGAAATCTTGAAAGAAATGTTTGAGAGAAATTTTGTTCCTGATTCAGATATCGTATCTGATCTTTGTCTGGGACTTAGACGTTGCGGGAAAGGAAAATTGGTAGAATTGCTATGCCGAGAGATGGAATCTAGACGCCTCATACCTCAAGATTTTGACATGGCTAAGATTATCTGCTGTGGAGAAGAGAATGAGAATGCAGAAGTAGGAAACATGTAA